Within Xiphophorus hellerii strain 12219 chromosome 10, Xiphophorus_hellerii-4.1, whole genome shotgun sequence, the genomic segment GTTCTGCAGAATCAAATTATGAATTCAAAGAATCTCTGAACCAAGACGTTGCAGGCAGTTGCAATGCTGAGCAGAACCAAAGTAAgcacttcctcttcctcagtgcAAATGCAAAATGGTTGTGCAACATCATAAAGACACGATTAATAAGCTTGTACCATTTTCCTCAGATAAATTAGCCGAATGCCAACAGAAAGTGAAAGCGACTCTGAGGAGGAAGTGCAGTCATTTGCATGAAGGGATTGGAACGGATGCAAATAAGATGTCTCTCAATCAGATCTACACGGAGCTCTACATCACTGAGGGAGGATGTGGTGTGGTTAACAAAGAGCACGAAGTGAGACAGATAGAGATTGCATCCAAGAGATGTGCAACCCAGGACAAGTTAATCCACTGCAATCGTCTGTTTGAGTGTCAACCCGGAGGCGAACGGCACATAAGAACTGTGGTCACCAGGGGAGTCGCCGGTATTGGAAAAACCGTATCGGCCAATAAGTTTGCTCTCGACTGGGCAGAGGAGAAGGCAAACACAGAGATAGATCTTGTGTTTTCCCTCTCCTTTCGAGAGCtgaatttaatgaaaaagaCTGCTTTTAGTCTGGTGGagcttctctgtgtgtttttcccTGAAATAAAAGACACAGAAATCTTTAACGAGCCTGAAAGCAAAATCCTCTTCATCCTGGACGGCCTGGATGAGAGTCGGCTGTCGCTGGACTTTCAGAAAAGTGAAATATTGTCAGACGTTACAAAGCCAAGTACAGTCTCTGTGATTCTCACAAACCTGATCAGGGGATGTCTGCTTCCCTTGGCTCTCGTTTGGATTACATCTCGACCAGTAGCTTCCGCTCAAATCCCAGTTGAGTACATTGATCTGCTCACCGAGGTGCGGGGATTTAACGACTCACAGAAAGAAGAGTACTTCAGGAGGAAGATTACTGACAAAACCGTAGCAAACCGGGTGATCGTACACGTGAAATCCTGCAGAAGTCTTCACATCATGTGCCACTTACCAATcttctgctggatggcggcaaGTGTTCTTGAGAAGAACCTGGCGAATAACGACAGCAAAGAGACACCGAGGAGTCTCACAcagatgtacatccacttctTGTCCCTCTATgtggagaaaatgaagaaaagactGCCAAATAGAAGAGACTCCACTACTGACTGTGTGAGAACTAACCTCCTTGCTTTGGGTAAACTTGCTTTCAAAGAGCTGGAGAAGGGTCACCCGATCTTCTACGAGAGTGACCTCATCCTTAATGGCATCAAGGTCACAGAGGCCTCCATGTTTTCAGGTGTTTACACACAGATCTTCAACGAGGAGATGACAGTGTGTGAAGAGAAGATGTTCTGCTTTGTGCATTTGAGCATTCAAGAATTCTTCGCAGCGCTGTATGTCTACCTCATGTTCCACAACGAAAACAACAACGTTTTGGTCAAGAAGTCATCTGTGTCACGCCGTTTAATGTCCAGAGAATCATCAGAGGTCATCCTCTACAAAGAAGCTGTAGAAAAGGCACTGCGGTGTGAAAATGggcattttgacattttcttgcGCTTCCTTTTGGGTCTATCACTAGAGTCCAATCAAACGTTGCTGAAGCATCTAATGTCCAACAACAGAACTCATCAAAGAACCAGAACTGAaatcattaaacacataaaGGAGAGGATCAGAGACAGCCAATCTCCTGAAAGGTGCCTCAATCTCTTTCACTGTCTGAATGAGCTGAATGACCACTCTCTTGTGGAGGAAGTTCAGGACATCATCAGCTCAGGCATTTTGAACCAAGCCACCCTTTCACCTGCCCAGTGGGCCACACTGATCTTTGTATTGCTGACCTCAGAAGAAGAGCTTAATGTGTTTGATCTGAGTAACTACATGAGGTCAGAAGAGGGGCTCCTGAGACTAATGCCTGTTGTGAAAACAGTCCAAGTGGCAAAGTAAGTCCTTTGGTACGATCCTTTTAGTTCAGATTGAGACTTTCCAAACACTCACTTTAATGCATGCTATTGTGGAACTTAAAAGTTATAAACGCTTTAGAAATAACTATACTTTTGCATACAATGGATAGAAAACTGCTTTGCAAGATCTTTATAATTCTGACACTAATTCTTGGGCTTCACTTAACATCGGACATGATGGTGTCCAGGCAATATGGCTGACAAAGTAAACAAACTCAAGAGACTCCAAAAAAAAAGGGAGGCTGCTTGTGTattacagtaaaactgaaaaaaactacTTCTGAAAAGTATATAGAGTGAAAAATAATGGACTAAGCACATCTCCCTGAGGAGCACCAGTGCTTAGTTAAGTAGAGTGCCATATCTTAAAAGTGAATACAAACTTTCTGCAGAGTTAATGATCAGTTTTTCCTTGATTCTGGATGCACAGTTGTGTCTTAATATGGGGAAAAGCGATGGGCCAAGCACAAAACCTTGAGGAATCCCAGTACTCGGCATGACTGCAGTTGGTTTTTCTGGATTGAATTTACTGTAGAGTCTCTGTCAGTCAAGTTTCTATACATAGCTATATTTATTTAGCTACTATGTCGTCAAATATGGACAGTCTGGCACAGTTTTCACAtgtcatgcattttttttcctggttcAGTTTGAAAGCCTGCAACCTCACGGCGATGTGCTGTGAAAATCTGGGCAGTGGCATCAGCTCATCCCAACTCAGAGAGCTGAACCTGAGCAACAACAACCTGACAGATGCAGGACTGAAGCAACTCTCTGATGGGCTAAAGAACAGCCAACTGGAGACACTGAGGTCAAAATCCAACATGTCTGCTACACAGATACATGCAAGTGACACTATATGTGGGTTTAACttttgtctttgtatttttttgtttgcttagaCTAAGAAGCTGCAACCTAACAGAGAACAGCTCGGTTACTATAGCATCAGTCatcagctcctcctgctgccaCCTAAAAGTCCTGGATCTTACTGACAACGACTTTCAGGACGATGGAGTTAGAACGTTCTCGGCTGGACTGGGGAGTTCGTACTGCAAACTGGAGCAGCTTCGGTAAAACACGCAATACCTCCTGTAGTAAAGAAATGGTTCTCTGTTGCTGCCGTTGTTGCTGTAAGAGtcattttgatgaaatataattttgtcaAAGTTTGTCAGGATGCAGAGTGACAGAAGAGGGCTGCACATTCCTGGCATCTGCATTGAATTCATCCCATCTGAAAGAGCTCGACTTGAGCTACAACCATCCAGGAAACTCTGGGCTGTTGCTGCTTTCAGCTCTGCTGGAG encodes:
- the LOC116726803 gene encoding NACHT, LRR and PYD domains-containing protein 3-like translates to MEQKAEDEAIKDSRGISSIQAEIHHFQPSFTAQGGSNVVAPSIVGSSIGSININISMGKESNYEFKESLNQDVAGSCNAEQNQNKLAECQQKVKATLRRKCSHLHEGIGTDANKMSLNQIYTELYITEGGCGVVNKEHEVRQIEIASKRCATQDKLIHCNRLFECQPGGERHIRTVVTRGVAGIGKTVSANKFALDWAEEKANTEIDLVFSLSFRELNLMKKTAFSLVELLCVFFPEIKDTEIFNEPESKILFILDGLDESRLSLDFQKSEILSDVTKPSTVSVILTNLIRGCLLPLALVWITSRPVASAQIPVEYIDLLTEVRGFNDSQKEEYFRRKITDKTVANRVIVHVKSCRSLHIMCHLPIFCWMAASVLEKNLANNDSKETPRSLTQMYIHFLSLYVEKMKKRLPNRRDSTTDCVRTNLLALGKLAFKELEKGHPIFYESDLILNGIKVTEASMFSGVYTQIFNEEMTVCEEKMFCFVHLSIQEFFAALYVYLMFHNENNNVLVKKSSVSRRLMSRESSEVILYKEAVEKALRCENGHFDIFLRFLLGLSLESNQTLLKHLMSNNRTHQRTRTEIIKHIKERIRDSQSPERCLNLFHCLNELNDHSLVEEVQDIISSGILNQATLSPAQWATLIFVLLTSEEELNVFDLSNYMRSEEGLLRLMPVVKTVQVANLKACNLTAMCCENLGSGISSSQLRELNLSNNNLTDAGLKQLSDGLKNSQLETLRLRSCNLTENSSVTIASVISSSCCHLKVLDLTDNDFQDDGVRTFSAGLGSSYCKLEQLRLSGCRVTEEGCTFLASALNSSHLKELDLSYNHPGNSGLLLLSALLEDPQCTLQTLSVEQCGESRIQPGPRKYLKKLTLDPNTAHRDLSLSNGNQKATRWTKNSYPDHPDRFDYWTQVLCTEGLTGRCYWETEWVGRVCIGVAYRRMLRKGEGNDRWLGRNDVSWGLNCNRNSYRILHGSRNDVVPATPNSNKVGVYLDWAAGSLSFFRVSCGDRTLLHTFHTTFTEPVFPGFHLGWVDSTVLLC